The nucleotide window GTATGTGTTTTTTGGCAGGGGGGGCTTTCACgtttgttgatttttattggCAATCTCTTTTTCAATACAATTTATGCCCTCATCCCCATTTCCAGTCTGATTATACAAGTGCTAAGTGGCAAAAAGTTctggaataaatatattttaaaaaaaagaggcaaagctGTGAAACTGAGTTGCATGCAACAGGTTCTATGAGGGTGGGGGAAGTGTGTGAGAAATGAAACAGAGGAAGACAATGTAATTGGAAGGTTTCAGTAAAGTTCTTTTCAGTCATCTTTGTCTTACTCCGTGTTTCAGGATGCTTGTGAACTCAGTGTAATTGAAATTCCCCTTTTTGTCAATAGGTGCTTCTCTGTACAGCTCAtccacttcctcatctgtaaactggtcCCCCACGGTTGTCAGCAGCTCTCTCAGGTTATCTTCCTGAATGGTGCCTGTTGCTTCTTCATCAAAGCAAGCAAAAGCATTTCTGATGACATCTTC belongs to Symphalangus syndactylus isolate Jambi chromosome 4, NHGRI_mSymSyn1-v2.1_pri, whole genome shotgun sequence and includes:
- the LOC129480186 gene encoding myosin regulatory light chain 12B, which gives rise to MIDQNRDGFINKEDLHGMLASLGKNPTDACLDAMMNEAPGPINFTMFLTMFLTMFGEKLNGTDPEDVIRNAFACFDEEATGTIQEDNLRELLTTVGDQFTDEEVDELYREAPIDKKGNFNYTEFTSILKHGVRQR